From the genome of Anopheles merus strain MAF chromosome X, AmerM5.1, whole genome shotgun sequence, one region includes:
- the LOC121590479 gene encoding cadherin-86C isoform X3, whose protein sequence is MTEQRPHRLDRYVHCRSIVPSSINQSHIKMTRNGVTCAGAYSSTSGRRKRPDHTSPRVPLTLALLALAACWPEAAGLDPKFDPSTRMGLVLVPADATVGSVIYRLRASDEEFEYPLQFELVGDASSSTVQIETLPCTKFNSICQANVILTRRLEPGRYYDFQVSVKDTKGGMSVQSCSITATNFTTPHDVIFPHKAGIIMVPEDAKKGTELDYVLANKNPLFQKPVYLELWGSPLFGIRQKFISPETAEGTIFLLGQLDFEKQAMYHLTVLANDAYAEPGQDTRNIAGLEVVIIVEDVQDVPPVFTVAPPVTRLPAGLIPGDKVLQVHAEDGDKGVPREIRYGLVSEGNPFTSFFDINETSGEISLLRPLDDILALTHAGDPVLLTVIAEEVKVSRDEPPAMATTVQLAFFLPERSNSPPYFENDHYVARLDENAAPGTVLTFTDPYTPRVMDDDAGKNGVFSLTLLGNNGTFEISPNVAEGHANFVVRVRDSARLDYEAATYVHFQILAQELGPATNLSMLVNVTVYLADVNDNPPVFEQADYIVDLPENMTAGTRVVQVHATDVDTARLGGRVRYTQILGPHNTSLNLDPASGVVTVALNNHGFDREAMPEYHLYVEARDDDGIGNRAQVPLVIRLIDVNDETPAFEKPLYEFILAADLRNFTVPAFIRATDGDAEAPNNEVRYELIYGNYENKFFLHPITGELKLNGPLVPRTGGGGGQSVGGLRRRRQTGGSGAAGGPPATGQKESDVFVLTARAFDLGVPVRYSTATIRVYPPESRTRTVTFIVPGSDPDRKKVQDTLADITGGRVIIQEVRPYRTGDGGIPTDLIGGGGGSGGAAERSVVIATILYDADSVVDIAKIQQRLSINGTVTNIISQEERSAILYKAENRVLFWLLIFLAVLLALGILTLLLCCICPRCPLNATNRSDMKSKSTKDDTHMHRSRTNLLNADRDMYVEDVDEHDPEYQSLKRIHHHHHHHHAGGGGGGGGGGGGGGGGGGKPTTDDALPIDDDSMRRHEMDRGSDLNYERRGSFKRQGHAAAPQLVADDIEPRDQYFIKDGNAEILRLITRGRNEEENIYVNIPQQQAQQQRPGVAAQPNQPQYIMVDNGGKEILMRRYIEEQANGKQIIREHYQLLPGTTFIQTIPNEVPVRRGEHVTEVKIGAVGGRAKDPAAADGDGDPGRLKPAVSTHSLMHQELEHSLKQQNALLRQILLEKEKLEERYTQYEQALETQSLPCQSMAVVVAATQTDCDTGTQTEPMRGAGGFGASGGFGRRRTKSENDDSLSEDEYEYVRYSPPDSPDGVYLIKRRRHRKKTLKHRTGGKGGLGGSGECSGGESTGERKSNRRIIVVESVKRKIRTPIQEEEDELHHGRDLRREGAVAGGGHRRGGQETRTSILRRKRNEELSRNGKETGKEQRLKRDVLMEISDSLPGPEQRGRRGNGNGGNGGPGADGRRKKVYRKNVKYYEDSDGSEKEVVVQKNYFSADSLDEMASDVEDYRYSVTKTSKSVTVSPKASVEQRVSRRDDKTETTTTRIRLTTSESPSRRQPAATGASGAMAGSQGPKGPAPKPPRLSKSVSKEEDLNEPGGGGGEGQQHGVNPKYMDWYYNLSKEGDSLEKRDGRKRDREPAGGTTLLTTTTTSSTTTITTGGSRRKGEGEAAAAPPAKGKPEPAPRTSPPKEARLLKEDIQHARKVTQSQQQQQQQQEAGGSHPLLQHSEHRFEAEYGTGPPVVPAPPDKLPHYLYPETPPIVSRDNKVQIKIVDQSAAAAAAATAAPGAKSNGGGGGTSTKNAKTLNVSTLEDDHDSGIAMNSLLHTKGKRNKIADKKSIFTIAYDDVRIRQIRSESDTPPFS, encoded by the exons CCATATAAAGATGACGCGCAACGGCGTGACGTGCGCGGGAGCGTACAGCAGTACCAGCGGCAGAAGGAAACGACCGGACCACACCAGCCCTAGGGTCCCGCTCACACTAGCCCTGCTGGCGCTCGCGGCCTGCTGGCCGGAAGCGGCCGGGCTCGACCCAAAGTTCGACCCGTCCACCCGGATGGGGCTCGTGCTGGTGCCGGCCGACGCAACCGTCGGCTCCGTCATCTACCGGTTGCGGGCCTCCGACGAAGAGTTCGAGTACCCGCTCCAGTTTGAGCTAGTCG GCGATGCGTCGTCGTCGACGGTACAGATCGAGACGCTGCCCTGCACCAAGTTCAACTCCATCTGCCAGGCGAATGTGATTCTGACGCGGCGGCTCGAACCGGGCCGCTACTACGACTTCCAGGTGTCGGTGAAGGATACCAAGGGCGGCATGTCGGTGCAGAGCTGCTCGATCACTGCCACCAACTTTACCACGCCGCACGACGTCATCTTTCCGCACAAGGCGGGCATCATCATGGTGCCGGAG GATGCTAAAAAAGGAACCGAGCTGGACTACGTTCTGGCGAACAAAAATCCATTGTTCCAGAAGCCTGTGTATCTAGAGCTATGG GGATCACCACTGTTCGGTATTCGCCAGAAGTTCATATCGCCCGAGACGGCCGAAGGGACCATCTTTCTGCTCGGTCAGCTAGACTTTGAAAAGCAAGCGATGTACCACCTGACGGTACTGGCAAAC GACGCGTACGCAGAGCCGGGGCAGGATACGCGCAACATTGCCGGGCTGGAGGTGGTCATCATCGTAGAGGACGTGCAGGACGTGCCGCCCGTGTTTACGGTGGCCCCACCGGTAACGCGGCTTCCGGCCGGGCTCATACCCGGCGACAAG GTACTCCAGGTGCATGCAGAGGACGGTGACAAGGGGGTACCGCGCGAGATCCGGTACGGGTTAGTGTCGGAGGGCAACCCGTTCACGTCTTTTTTCGACATCAACGAAACGAGTG GTGAGATATCACTGCTCCGACCGCTGGACGACATACTGGCACTGACGCACGCCGGCGATCCCGTCCTGCTGACGGTGATCGCGGAGGAGGTGAAGGTGAGTCGCGATGAGCCGCCCGCCATGGCGACGACGGTGCAGCTTGCCTTCTTCCTGCCGGAGCGCAGCAACTCGCCGCCCTACTTCGAGAACGACCA CTACGTCGCCCGGCTGGACGAGAACGCCGCCCCCGGCACGGTGCTGACCTTCACCGACCCGTACACACCGCGCGTGATGGACGACGATGCCGGCAAGAACGGCGTGTTCTCGCTGACCCTGCTCGGCAACAACGGTACGTTCGAGATCTCCCCGAACGTGGCCGAGGGCCACGCGAACTTTGTCGTGCGCGTGCGGGACAGCGCCCGGCTCGACTACGAGGCGGCCACCTACGTCCACTTTCAGATCCTCGCGCAGGAGCTCGGGCCCGCCACCAACCTGTCGATGCTGGTGAACGTCACCGTGTACCTGGCGGACGTCAACGACAACCCGCCCGTGTTCGAGCAGGCCGACTACATCGTCGACCTGCCCGAGAACATGACGGCGGGGACGCGCGTCGTCCAGGTGCACGCCACCGACGTCGACACCGCGCGGCTCGGGGGCCGCGTGCGCTACACGCAGATCCTAGGCCCGCACAACACCTCGCTCAACCTGGACCCGGCGTCCGGCGTGGTGACGGTGGCGCTCAACAACCACGGCTTCGACCGGGAGGCGATGCCCGAGTACCACCTGTACGTGGAGGCGCGGGACGACGACGGCATCGGCAACCGGGCGCAGGTGCCGCTCGTGATCCGGCTGATCGACGTGAACGACGAGACGCCCGCGTTCGAGAAGCCGCTGTACGAGTTCATCCTCGCGGCCGACCTGCGCAACTTCACCGTGCCCGCGTTCATCCGGGCGACGGACGGGGACGCGGAGGCACCGAACAACGAGGTGCGGTACGAGCTGATCTACGGCAACTACGAGAACAAGTTCTTCCTGCACCCGATCACGGGCGAGCTGAAGCTGAACGGGCCGCTCGTGCCGCGgacgggcggcggcggtggccaaTCGGTCGGTGGGCTGCGCCGGCGCCGGCAGACAGGGGGCAGTGGGGCGGCCGGCGGCCCGCCTGCCACCGGGCAGAAGGAGTCGGACGTGTTCGTGCTGACGGCGCGCGCCTTCGATCTGGGCGTGCCGGTGCGCTACTCGACCGCCACGATTCGCGTGTACCCGCCGGAAAGCCGGACGCGCACGGTCACGTTCATTGTGCCCGGGTCGGACCCGGACCGGAAGAAGGTGCAGGACACGCTGGCTGACATTACGGGCGGGCGGGTCATCATACAGGAGGTGCGCCCGTACCGTACCGGCGACGGGGGCATTCCGACCGACCTgatcggcggcggcggtggtagTGGGGGCGCCGCCGAACGGTCCGTTGTGATCGCGACGATACTGTACGACGCGGACTCGGTGGTGGACATCGCGAAGATCCAGCAGCGCCTCTCGATCAACGGCACGGTTACCAACATCATCAGCCAGGAGGAGCGCAGTGCC ATTCTCTACAAGGCCGAAAACCGTGTCCTGTTCTGGCTGCTCATCTTTCTCGCGGTCCTGCTAGCGCTCGGCATCCTCACGCTGCTGCTCTGCTGCATCTGTCCCCGGTGTCCGCTGAACGCTACCAACCG GAGCGACATGAAGAGCAAATCGACCAAGGACGACACGCACATGCACCGGTCGCGCACGAACCTGCTGAACGCGGACCGGGACATGTACGTGGAGGACGTGGACGAGCACGATCCGGAGTACCAGTCGCTGAAGcgcatccaccaccaccaccatcaccatcatgccggtggcggcggcggtggtggtggaggcggtggcggcggcggcggcggcggcggcaaacCGACCACGGACGATGCGCTGCCGATCGATGACGACTCGATGCGCCGGCACGAGATGGACCGGGGCAGCGATCTGAACTACGAGCGGCGCGGCAGCTTCAAACGGCAGGGACACGCG GCGGCTCCACAGCTGGTCGCGGACGACATTGAGCCGCGCGACCAGTACTTCATCAAGGACGGCAACGCGGAGATACTGCGGCTGATAACGCGCGGCCGCAACGAGGAGGAGAACATCTACGTCAACATaccgcagcagcaggcgcagcagcagcggcccgGCGTGGCCGCCCAGCCCAACCAGCCCCAGTACATCATGGTGGACAACGGCGGCAAGGAGATCCTGATGCGCCGGTACATCGAGGAGCAGGCGAACGGGAAGCAGATCATCCGCGAGCACTACCAGCTGCTGCCGGGCACGACCTTCATCCAGACCATCCCGAACGAGGTGCCGGTGCGGCGGGGCGAGCACGTGACCGAGGTGAAGATCGGGGCGGTCGGGGGCCGCGCCAAGGACCCGGCGGCGGCGGACGGGGACGGCGACCCGGGCCGGCTGAAGCCGGCCGTCTCGACCCACTCGCTGATGCACCAGGAGCTGGAGCACTCGCTCAAGCAGCAGAACGCACTGCTCCGCCAGATACTGCTCGAGAAGGAGAAGCTCGAGGAGCGGTACACCCAGTACGAGCAAGCGCTCGAGACCCAGAGCCTGCCGTGCCAGTcgatggcggtggtggtggccgccACCCAGACCGACTGCGACACCGGCACGCAGACGGAGCCGATGCGCGGCGCTGGCGGCTTCGGGGCCTCGGGCGGGTTCGGCCGGCGGCGCACCAAGAGCGAGAACGACGACTCGCTGTCGGAGGACGAGTACGAGTACGTGCGGTACAGCCCGCCGGACAGCCCGGACGGCGTGTACCTGATCAAGCGCCGGCGGCACCGCAAAAAGACGCTCAAGCACCGCACCGGCGGCAAGGGCGGGCTGGGCGGCAGCGGCGAGTGCAGTGGCGGCGAGTCGACCGGCGAGCGCAAGTCGAACCGGCGCATCATCGTGGTCGAGTCGGTGAAGCGCAAAATCCGCACCCCGAtccaggaggaggaggacgagctGCACCACGGGCGCGACCTGCGCCGGGAGGGGGCGGTGGCCGGCGGCGGGCACCGGCGGGGCGGGCAGGAGACGCGCACCAGCATACTGCGCCGCAAGCGCAACGAGGAGCTGTCGCGCAACGGCAAGGAGACCGGGAAGGAGCAGCGGCTCAAGCGGGACGTGCTGATGGAAATCTCCGACTCGCTGCCCGGGCCGGAGCAGCGGGGCCGGCGGGGCAACGGTAACGGGGGCAATGGGGGGCCCGGGGCGGACGGGCGCCGCAAGAAGGTGTACCGCAAGAACGTCAAGTACTACGAGGACTCGGACGGCTCGGAGAaggaggtggtggtgcagAAGAACTACTTCTCCGCGGACAGCCTGGACGAGATGGCGTCGGACGTGGAGGACTACCGGTACTCGGTGACGAAGACGTCCAAGTCGGTGACGGTGTCGCCGAAGGCGTCGGTCGAGCAGCGGGTGTCGCGGCGCGACGACAAGACCGAAACGACCACGACCCGCATCCGGCTGACGACGTCCGAGTCGCCGAGCCGGCGGCAGCCGGCAGCGACGGGAGCGTCGGGGGCAATGGCGGGCTCGCAGGGCCCGAAGGGGCCCGCCCCCAAGCCGCCCCGCCTGAGCAAATCGGTGTCGAAGGAGGAGGACCTCAACGAACCGGGGGGCGGTGGCGGCGAGGGACAGCAGCACGGGGTCAACCCGAAGTACATGGACTGGTACTACAACCTCAGCAAGGAGGGCGACTCGCTCGAGAAGCGGGACGGGCGCAAGAGGGACCGGGAGCCGGCCGGCGGGACGACGCTGCtcaccaccacgaccaccagctcgaccaccaccatcacgacCGGCGGCAGCCGCCGGAAGGGCGAGGGGGAGGCAGCCGCGGCCCCACCGGCCAAGGGCAAGCCGGAGCCGGCGCCCCGCACCAGCCCACCGAAGGAGGCCCGCCTGCTCAAGGAAGACATACAGCACGCGCGCAAGGTCACCCagtcccagcagcagcagcagcagcagcaggaggcgGGCGGCAGCCACCCGCTGCTCCAGCACTCCGAGCACCGGTTCGAGGCGGAGTACGGGACGGGGCCGCCGGTCGTGCCGGCCCCGCCGGACAAGCTGCCCCACTACCTCTACCCCGAGACGCCACCGATCGTGAGCCGCGACAACAAGGTGCAGATCAAGATCGTCGACcagtcggcggcggcggcggcggcggcaacggCGGCCCCCGGCGCGAAGTCgaacggtggcggcggcggcaccagCACCAAGAACGCGAAAACGCTCAACGTGTCCACGCTGGAGGACGACCACGATTCCGGCATCGCGATGAACTCGCTGCTCCACACCAAGGGCAAGCGGAACAAGATCGCGGACAAGAAGAGCATCTTCACCATCGCGTACGACGACGTGCGCATCCGGCAGATCCGGTCCGAGAGCGACACGCCCCCGTTCTCCTAA